From the genome of Streptomyces sp. S4.7:
GCCTCCGCCGCCTGAGGGCTCACCCCCAGAGATCGGTGATCGCGACGCCGTGCTCCGACAGGAGCTTGCGCAGCAGCGGCATCGACAGCCCGAGTACGTTCCCGTGGTTGCCGTCGATCGAGTCGACGAACGGCGCCGAGAGCCCGTCCAGCGTGAACGCCCCCGCCACGTACAGAGGTTCACCCGTCGCGACGTACGCGGCGATCTCCGCGTCCGTCGGCTCGCCGAAGCGGACCGTGGTCGAGGCGGTCTCCGACACGCTGCGCCCCGTCGCCGTGTCGATCACGCAGTGCCCGCTCCGGAGCACGCCCGACCGGCCGCGCATCGCCTTCCAGCGCGCGGTGGCCGCCTCGGCGTCGGCGGGCTTGCCGTGGGCCTCGCCGTCCAGCTCAAGCACCGAGTCGCAGCCGACGACGAGCGCGTCCGCGGCCTCCGGGCGGGCGGCGACAGCCGCGGCCTTGG
Proteins encoded in this window:
- a CDS encoding nucleoside triphosphate pyrophosphatase gives rise to the protein MTDQRRRLVLASASPARLGLLRQAGLAPEVIVSGVDEDALSAATPADLARVLAEAKAAAVAARPEAADALVVGCDSVLELDGEAHGKPADAEAATARWKAMRGRSGVLRSGHCVIDTATGRSVSETASTTVRFGEPTDAEIAAYVATGEPLYVAGAFTLDGLSAPFVDSIDGNHGNVLGLSMPLLRKLLSEHGVAITDLWG